In Amycolatopsis sp. EV170708-02-1, the following are encoded in one genomic region:
- a CDS encoding LuxR C-terminal-related transcriptional regulator: MADGVGSLAGWSADPTEVTSYVGRDAETGEAKRLLEASSLVTLTGPGGVGKTRLAWRIAAAHREATADEVAFVSLAELREPALLVPTVANVLGFGDRSAKPAIEVVVEALQASRLLLVLDNCEHLVDSCAWFADTVVRACPQVTVLATSRQSLGVAGERVLPVPPLAIPEQGDSLERVLNDDSVRLFVDRATAVAPSFRLTESDVEPLIRLCRRLDGLPLAIELAAVRARALSVRQLADRLDRQFSVLTKDRRGRPERHETMRALIDWSHDLCTGPERLLWARASVFSGSFDLDAAEQVCSGGELPREHVLEVVDGLLDKSLLLREEYPGGVRYRMLESVREYGADRLGETGGTAEFRKRHRDWFAELAGRYAAEWLETDQLAWIGRLRREHANLRVALDYCTGAPEDASIGLRMLRDSKEFWIVRGLNTEGRMWVRRLDEAAAPGVPERAHGLWLSGFLAVVQGDMDAHRCMLERAAAEAETSGDELAAAYVLHVRAYAALINDEMAEASRLFGTAIDLFRAHGEEGGDLWASYNHGLAVWLNGDIDRGRAILAEAVERCVRRGEVFWRGWALWSRAAAEYLQGDLTFAERCCEQVLRLHERVDDRVVVGFTLTVMAGCAARTKRPNRAAILQGAAMNVWRTVGAWPTRYEAFTEPLLADTDTVTTALGWEVAVKEFADGAAMPTRDAIAYALEERTPGPRKQPAQVLTKRETEIAHVIAEGLTNQEIADRLGIARRTVDTHIDHILTKLGYSNRVQVATWVTRSADPA; this comes from the coding sequence ATGGCGGACGGAGTCGGCTCGCTTGCGGGGTGGTCGGCCGATCCCACCGAAGTGACCAGCTACGTCGGCCGGGACGCCGAGACCGGTGAGGCGAAGCGCCTGCTGGAGGCGTCGTCGCTGGTCACGCTGACCGGGCCGGGCGGTGTGGGCAAGACCAGGCTGGCCTGGCGGATCGCGGCGGCCCACCGGGAGGCCACGGCCGACGAGGTCGCGTTCGTGTCGCTGGCCGAGCTGCGGGAACCCGCGTTGCTGGTGCCGACGGTGGCGAACGTCCTCGGTTTCGGCGACCGCTCGGCGAAACCGGCCATCGAGGTCGTCGTCGAAGCCCTGCAGGCGAGCCGGTTGCTGCTCGTGCTCGACAACTGCGAGCATCTGGTCGACAGCTGCGCCTGGTTCGCCGACACCGTGGTCAGGGCCTGTCCCCAGGTGACCGTGCTGGCCACCAGCAGGCAGTCGCTCGGTGTGGCGGGCGAGCGCGTCCTGCCGGTGCCGCCGCTGGCGATCCCGGAACAGGGCGACTCCTTGGAACGCGTGCTGAACGACGATTCCGTGCGGCTGTTCGTCGACCGGGCGACCGCGGTCGCGCCGTCGTTCCGGCTCACCGAATCCGACGTCGAGCCGCTGATCCGGCTGTGCCGCAGGCTCGACGGGCTGCCGCTGGCCATCGAGCTCGCCGCCGTCCGCGCGCGGGCGCTGTCCGTGCGTCAGCTCGCCGACCGCCTCGACCGGCAGTTCTCCGTGCTGACGAAGGACCGGCGGGGGCGGCCGGAGCGGCACGAGACCATGCGGGCCCTGATCGACTGGAGCCACGACCTGTGCACCGGGCCCGAGCGGCTGCTGTGGGCACGCGCCTCGGTGTTCTCCGGCAGCTTCGACCTCGACGCCGCCGAACAGGTGTGCAGCGGCGGCGAACTGCCACGCGAGCACGTCCTCGAAGTCGTCGACGGGCTGCTCGACAAGTCCCTCCTGCTGCGCGAGGAATACCCCGGCGGGGTGCGGTACCGCATGCTGGAATCGGTGCGCGAGTACGGCGCCGACAGGCTCGGCGAGACGGGCGGGACGGCGGAGTTCCGGAAACGGCACCGGGACTGGTTCGCCGAACTCGCCGGCCGGTACGCCGCCGAATGGCTGGAGACCGATCAGCTCGCCTGGATCGGACGGCTGCGGCGCGAACACGCGAACCTGCGCGTCGCCCTCGACTACTGCACCGGCGCCCCGGAGGACGCGAGCATCGGGCTCCGGATGCTGCGCGACAGCAAGGAGTTCTGGATCGTCCGCGGACTGAACACCGAAGGCCGGATGTGGGTCCGCCGCCTCGACGAGGCCGCGGCACCGGGTGTCCCGGAGCGGGCGCACGGGCTGTGGCTCTCCGGTTTCCTGGCGGTGGTGCAGGGCGACATGGACGCCCACCGGTGCATGCTGGAGAGGGCGGCCGCCGAAGCCGAGACGAGCGGCGACGAACTCGCCGCGGCGTACGTACTCCACGTCCGCGCCTACGCCGCGCTGATCAACGACGAGATGGCCGAAGCGTCACGCCTGTTCGGCACGGCCATCGACCTGTTCCGCGCCCACGGCGAAGAGGGCGGGGACCTCTGGGCGAGTTACAACCACGGGCTCGCCGTCTGGCTGAACGGCGACATCGACCGCGGCCGGGCGATACTCGCGGAAGCCGTCGAGCGCTGCGTGCGGCGCGGCGAGGTCTTCTGGCGTGGCTGGGCACTGTGGTCGCGCGCCGCCGCCGAATACCTCCAAGGGGATCTCACCTTCGCCGAGCGCTGCTGCGAGCAGGTCCTGCGCTTGCACGAGCGGGTGGACGACCGCGTCGTCGTCGGGTTCACGCTCACCGTGATGGCGGGCTGCGCGGCCCGGACCAAGCGCCCCAACCGGGCGGCGATCCTGCAGGGTGCCGCGATGAACGTCTGGCGCACGGTCGGCGCGTGGCCGACGCGGTACGAGGCGTTCACCGAACCCCTGCTCGCCGACACCGACACCGTGACGACCGCACTGGGCTGGGAGGTCGCGGTCAAGGAATTCGCCGACGGCGCCGCGATGCCCACCCGTGACGCCATCGCGTACGCCCTCGAAGAACGCACCCCCGGCCCTCGGAAGCAACCCGCGCAGGTGCTCACCAAACGCGAGACCGAGATCGCGCACGTGATCGCCGAGGGCCTGACGAACCAGGAGATCGCCGACCGGCTCGGTATCGCCCGGCGCACGGTGGACACCCATATCGACCACATCCTCACCAAGCTCGGCTACTCGAACCGCGTCCAGGTGGCCACCTGGGTGACCCGGTCCGCGGATCCCGCCTGA
- a CDS encoding helix-turn-helix domain-containing protein codes for MTASYAPARSAALVIARVVVDGIRHSLPEHAPLFDARATEFVASVLERDGVNLGIAAGADAFREVGVAEYAAGKELDRLSRAYHSAGRGALPALASLSRQPGAGSALMDTGVEALLRCSDVLIRLSTAAYRAAHTPSIAELRRDLLKEILSGRPPAKWAGLAAEAGWVPPARVVAIAAEPGAVRASFGPEVLADLTGEYPHLLVPDDVEIGGVLAGTRAAVGPAVAPADAAVSLRWARRTLELVRREVIDDGPLVRWSDHLTTHWLFADEVLTTALVTRSLAPIAELPANERTKLAETLDAMLSARGGAPEIATNLGVHPQTVRNRMRRLRVLFGARLDDPQSRLDLRIALRAELLTAEPAGPAAPMKVA; via the coding sequence ATGACCGCGTCCTACGCCCCAGCCCGCTCCGCCGCCCTCGTGATCGCCCGCGTGGTCGTCGACGGGATCCGGCATTCGCTGCCCGAGCACGCGCCGCTGTTCGACGCGCGCGCCACGGAGTTCGTCGCCTCGGTACTGGAACGCGACGGGGTGAACCTGGGCATCGCGGCGGGTGCGGACGCCTTCCGCGAGGTCGGCGTCGCCGAGTACGCGGCGGGCAAGGAACTGGACCGGCTCTCCCGCGCCTACCACTCGGCTGGCCGCGGCGCCCTTCCCGCGCTGGCCTCGCTGTCGCGGCAGCCCGGGGCCGGGTCCGCCCTGATGGACACCGGGGTGGAGGCCCTGCTCCGCTGCTCCGACGTCCTGATCCGGCTGTCCACCGCGGCCTACCGCGCCGCGCACACGCCCTCGATCGCCGAGCTGCGCCGAGACCTGCTGAAAGAGATCTTGAGCGGCCGTCCGCCCGCCAAATGGGCGGGACTCGCGGCCGAGGCGGGCTGGGTGCCGCCCGCGCGCGTGGTGGCCATCGCCGCCGAGCCCGGCGCCGTCCGCGCCTCGTTCGGCCCGGAGGTGCTGGCCGATCTCACCGGCGAGTACCCGCATCTGCTCGTGCCCGACGACGTCGAGATCGGCGGTGTCCTGGCGGGGACGCGGGCCGCGGTCGGCCCCGCGGTGGCACCCGCCGACGCCGCGGTGTCGCTGCGCTGGGCGCGCCGCACGCTGGAGCTGGTCCGCCGCGAGGTGATCGACGACGGCCCGCTCGTGCGCTGGTCGGATCACCTGACCACGCACTGGCTGTTCGCGGACGAGGTGCTCACCACCGCGCTGGTGACCCGCAGCCTGGCGCCGATCGCCGAGCTGCCCGCCAACGAGCGCACCAAACTCGCCGAAACCCTCGACGCCATGCTCTCCGCCCGCGGCGGGGCGCCCGAGATCGCGACCAACCTCGGTGTCCACCCGCAGACGGTCCGGAACCGCATGCGCCGGCTGCGGGTGCTGTTCGGTGCCCGGCTCGACGACCCGCAGTCCCGCCTGGACCTGAGGATCGCCCTGCGCGCGGAGCTGCTCACGGCCGAACCGGCCGGGCCCGCCGCCCCGATGAAGGTGGCGTGA
- the ilvD gene encoding dihydroxy-acid dehydratase, whose translation MPQDQPDLKPRSRDVTDGLERAAARGMLRAVGMGDDDFAKPQIGVASSWNEITPCNLSLDRLAKAVKNGVHAAGGYPLEFGTISVSDGISMGHEGMHFSLVSREVIADSVETVMMAERLDGSVLLAGCDKSLPGMLMAAARLDLASVFLYAGSIMPGQVDGQDVTIIDAFEAVGACLAGKISRAEVDKIERAICPGEGACGGMYTANTMASVAEALGMSLPGSAAPPAVDRRRDGFAHRSGEAVVGMLRQGITARQIMTMEAFENAIAVVMALGGSTNAVLHLLAIAREAEVDLRIDDFNRIGDKVPHLGDLKPFGKYVMNDVDKVGGIPVVMKALLDAGLMHGDVLTVTGKTMAENLEGIAPAGVDGEIIRPLDRPIHKTGGLTILKGSLAPEGAVVKSAGFDESTFTGTARVFDGERAALDALAEGRIVAGDVVVIRYEGPKGGPGMREMLAITGAIKGAGLGKDVLLITDGRFSGGTTGLCVGHIAPEAVDAGPIAFVRDGDPITLDVANRTLEVGIDDIEARKEGWTPKAPAYTRGVLGKYAKVVRSAAHGAVCE comes from the coding sequence ATGCCGCAAGACCAGCCGGATTTGAAACCTCGTTCGCGCGACGTGACCGACGGCCTCGAGCGCGCGGCGGCCCGCGGGATGCTCCGTGCGGTCGGGATGGGCGACGACGACTTCGCGAAACCGCAGATCGGGGTGGCGTCGTCGTGGAACGAGATCACCCCGTGCAACCTGTCCCTCGACCGGCTGGCCAAGGCGGTCAAGAACGGCGTGCACGCGGCCGGTGGCTATCCGCTGGAGTTCGGCACGATCTCGGTGTCCGACGGCATTTCCATGGGACACGAGGGAATGCACTTCTCGCTGGTGTCCCGCGAGGTGATCGCCGATTCGGTCGAGACGGTGATGATGGCCGAGCGGCTGGACGGCTCCGTGCTGCTGGCGGGCTGCGACAAGTCCCTGCCGGGCATGCTCATGGCCGCGGCCCGGCTCGATCTCGCCTCCGTCTTCCTTTACGCCGGCTCGATCATGCCGGGTCAGGTCGACGGCCAGGACGTCACGATCATCGACGCGTTCGAAGCCGTGGGCGCGTGCCTGGCAGGCAAGATCAGCCGCGCCGAAGTGGACAAGATCGAGCGCGCGATCTGCCCCGGCGAAGGGGCCTGCGGCGGCATGTACACCGCCAACACGATGGCGTCGGTGGCCGAAGCGCTCGGCATGTCGCTGCCCGGATCGGCCGCCCCGCCCGCGGTCGACCGGCGTCGTGACGGTTTCGCGCACCGGTCGGGGGAGGCCGTCGTCGGCATGCTCCGCCAGGGCATCACCGCGCGGCAGATCATGACCATGGAGGCGTTCGAGAACGCGATCGCCGTCGTGATGGCGCTGGGCGGTTCGACCAACGCCGTCCTGCACCTGCTCGCGATCGCGCGCGAGGCGGAGGTCGATCTGCGCATCGACGACTTCAACCGGATCGGCGACAAGGTCCCGCACCTCGGCGACCTCAAACCGTTCGGGAAGTACGTGATGAACGACGTCGACAAGGTCGGCGGCATCCCCGTGGTGATGAAGGCGCTGCTCGACGCCGGGCTCATGCACGGCGACGTGCTCACCGTGACCGGGAAGACGATGGCCGAGAACCTCGAAGGCATCGCGCCCGCCGGGGTCGACGGCGAGATCATCCGCCCGCTCGACCGCCCGATCCACAAGACCGGCGGGCTGACTATCCTCAAGGGCTCGCTGGCGCCCGAGGGCGCGGTCGTGAAGTCGGCGGGCTTCGACGAGTCGACGTTCACCGGTACCGCGCGGGTCTTCGACGGCGAGCGCGCGGCCCTCGACGCGCTCGCCGAGGGCCGGATCGTCGCCGGGGACGTCGTCGTCATCCGCTACGAAGGTCCCAAGGGCGGGCCGGGGATGCGGGAGATGCTCGCCATCACCGGTGCGATCAAGGGCGCCGGACTCGGCAAGGACGTCCTGCTCATCACCGACGGCCGGTTCAGCGGCGGCACCACCGGGCTCTGCGTCGGCCACATCGCCCCGGAAGCCGTCGACGCCGGGCCGATCGCGTTCGTGCGTGACGGGGATCCGATCACGCTCGACGTCGCGAACCGGACGCTCGAAGTCGGGATCGACGACATCGAGGCGCGCAAGGAGGGCTGGACGCCCAAGGCGCCCGCGTACACGCGCGGGGTGCTCGGCAAGTACGCCAAGGTCGTGCGGAGCGCCGCGCACGGAGCCGTTTGCGAGTAG
- a CDS encoding hemolysin family protein, translating into MGGYGFDIALVAVLVVLNAVFAGSEMALISLREGQLRTLERDGRAATRTLVRLARDPNRFLATIQIGITLAGFLASATAAVSLAQPLVPLLGFLGNAAGAVAVALVTMVLTFLTLVLGELAPKRLAMQNALRWALLVARPLNLLSAISRPVVWALSVSTNFVVRALGGRAEADPDQMSPEELRELVSAQRGLNAEQRMIINGALEIHERRLREVLVPRRAVVTLAAEQDLRSARGQLAESGHSRAPVARGGHLDDVVGVVHLRDLLGEHEDLAEVVRPAVVFPDSLRVSDAIRSFKAEREQMALVVDEHGAVAGMVTLEDLLEEIVGEIYDETDRDVLAVRDGKDGALVLPGTFPVHDLVDVGVELHDAPPGEYATIAGLILVILGRIPEKPGDRVVVSGWTAEVLGVEHHAITRVALHRVPNAER; encoded by the coding sequence GTGGGCGGCTACGGGTTCGACATCGCGCTGGTCGCGGTGCTGGTGGTGCTCAACGCGGTGTTCGCGGGCAGCGAGATGGCGCTGATCTCGTTGCGCGAAGGGCAGCTGCGGACGTTGGAACGCGACGGCCGCGCGGCCACCCGCACGCTGGTGCGGCTCGCGCGCGACCCGAATCGTTTCCTGGCGACGATCCAGATCGGCATCACGCTCGCCGGGTTCCTCGCCTCGGCGACGGCGGCGGTGTCACTGGCGCAACCCCTGGTGCCACTGCTGGGTTTCCTCGGCAACGCCGCGGGCGCGGTGGCCGTCGCGCTGGTGACGATGGTCCTCACCTTCCTGACACTGGTGCTCGGCGAACTCGCCCCGAAGCGGCTGGCGATGCAGAACGCGCTGCGGTGGGCGTTGCTGGTGGCGCGTCCGCTGAACCTGTTGTCGGCGATTTCGAGGCCCGTGGTGTGGGCGCTGAGCGTGTCGACGAATTTCGTCGTGCGGGCGCTGGGCGGCCGGGCGGAAGCCGATCCGGACCAGATGTCCCCCGAGGAGCTCCGGGAACTGGTCTCGGCGCAACGCGGCCTGAACGCCGAGCAGCGCATGATCATCAACGGCGCCTTGGAGATCCACGAACGACGGCTGCGGGAAGTACTCGTGCCCCGCCGGGCGGTGGTGACCCTGGCCGCCGAGCAGGATCTGCGCTCCGCGCGCGGGCAGCTGGCCGAATCCGGCCATTCCCGGGCGCCGGTCGCCCGCGGCGGCCATCTGGACGACGTCGTCGGCGTGGTGCATTTACGCGACCTGCTCGGCGAGCACGAGGACCTCGCCGAGGTCGTCAGGCCGGCGGTGGTGTTCCCCGATTCGTTGCGGGTGTCGGACGCGATCCGGAGTTTCAAGGCCGAACGGGAGCAGATGGCGCTGGTGGTCGACGAGCACGGCGCCGTGGCGGGCATGGTCACGCTGGAGGACCTGCTGGAGGAGATCGTCGGCGAGATCTACGACGAGACCGACCGTGACGTGCTGGCCGTGCGCGACGGCAAGGACGGCGCCCTGGTCCTGCCCGGCACCTTCCCGGTGCACGACCTTGTCGACGTCGGGGTCGAGCTGCACGACGCGCCGCCGGGGGAGTACGCGACGATCGCGGGGCTGATCCTCGTGATCCTCGGGCGGATCCCGGAGAAGCCGGGCGACCGCGTGGTGGTCTCCGGCTGGACGGCCGAAGTGCTCGGCGTCGAGCATCACGCGATCACCCGGGTGGCGCTGCACCGTGTGCCGAACGCGGAGCGGTGA
- a CDS encoding cytochrome P450 — protein MFALKTAPFRRKAEAIAKPVTRWSIGHAIPRVALRAAARRGDLQGRLSVEASGGADLTGLFDEIRSHGAIATTRVGHVTTRHSACKEVLTSDAFKTVRFVPDNPLLNRLVAWSSSGLLHPIEPPSLLASEPPDHTRYRKLVTRVFTARAVEQLRERTQAITDELLDGLDPTSPVDLIEQYCGLLPVTVISQILGVPPEERDKVLALGGAAAPSLDLGLPWRTFRTVEATLAEFDSWLTTHLEKLRANPGDNLLSKLIAAREDGVGLTERELKATAGLVLAAGFETTVNLLGNGIALLTRNPGELAKLRADPGLWSNAVDEILRYDPPVLLTGRLAARDTEIGGSPIARGAIVSTVLAGANRDPEIFDDPAAFDVGRANARDHVSFGAGRHYCLGASLARMEGEIGLRSIFERFPGLRLLSGARRRETRILRGFETLPAALI, from the coding sequence ATGTTCGCACTCAAGACCGCTCCCTTCCGGCGCAAGGCGGAGGCGATCGCCAAACCGGTCACCCGCTGGAGCATCGGCCACGCCATCCCCCGGGTCGCCCTGCGGGCCGCGGCGCGCCGGGGCGACCTCCAGGGCAGGCTCTCCGTCGAGGCGAGCGGCGGAGCGGACCTGACCGGCTTGTTCGACGAGATCCGCTCGCACGGTGCCATCGCCACCACCCGGGTCGGGCACGTGACCACCCGGCATTCGGCGTGCAAGGAGGTGCTGACCAGCGACGCGTTCAAGACCGTGCGGTTCGTGCCGGACAACCCGCTGCTCAACCGGCTCGTCGCCTGGTCGTCGTCCGGTCTGCTCCATCCGATCGAGCCGCCGTCGCTGCTCGCCAGCGAACCGCCCGACCACACGCGCTACCGGAAACTGGTCACCCGTGTCTTCACCGCCCGCGCGGTGGAGCAGCTGCGGGAGCGCACGCAGGCGATCACCGACGAACTGCTCGACGGCCTCGACCCGACGAGCCCGGTCGATCTCATCGAGCAGTACTGCGGGCTCCTGCCGGTGACCGTGATCAGCCAGATCCTCGGTGTCCCGCCGGAAGAGCGCGACAAGGTGCTCGCGCTGGGCGGCGCCGCGGCCCCGAGCCTCGATCTCGGCCTGCCGTGGCGGACGTTCCGGACGGTGGAGGCGACGCTGGCCGAGTTCGACTCGTGGCTGACCACCCATCTGGAGAAGCTGCGGGCGAATCCCGGCGACAACCTGCTCAGCAAGCTGATCGCCGCGCGCGAGGACGGCGTGGGCCTGACCGAGCGGGAACTCAAGGCCACCGCGGGGCTGGTGCTGGCCGCCGGCTTCGAAACGACCGTCAACCTCCTCGGCAACGGCATCGCCCTGCTCACCCGGAATCCGGGCGAACTCGCGAAACTGCGGGCGGATCCAGGCCTGTGGAGCAACGCCGTCGACGAGATCCTCCGCTACGACCCGCCGGTCCTGCTCACCGGCAGGCTGGCCGCCCGGGACACCGAGATCGGCGGGAGCCCCATCGCCCGCGGCGCGATCGTCAGCACCGTGCTCGCGGGCGCCAACCGGGACCCGGAGATCTTCGACGACCCGGCCGCCTTCGACGTCGGACGGGCGAACGCGCGGGATCACGTGTCGTTCGGCGCCGGGCGGCACTACTGCCTCGGTGCCTCGCTGGCGAGGATGGAGGGCGAGATCGGGCTGCGGTCGATCTTCGAGCGCTTCCCCGGCCTGCGGCTGCTGAGTGGCGCCCGGCGGCGGGAGACCCGGATCCTGCGCGGCTTCGAAACGCTTCCGGCCGCGCTCATCTGA
- a CDS encoding LLM class flavin-dependent oxidoreductase, which produces MSSAVLSVLDTSPIVEGSTPREALLNTVDLARLAEDLGYHRYWVPEHHGMRGVASSAPAVLIAHLANATQHLRLGAGGVLLPNHPPLVVAEQFGTLAALYPGRIDLGLGRAPGGSKAASAAIRPQRTKDFGEQLAELQHYLDPPEDAEVKAIPVLGGNVPALWLLGRSPDSAALAAGRGLKYAFAHHLAPDAPIKADLVSVSVIAAEDDERAEWLAGSTRLKVLSRIRGTRIRLPSPEEAAAFPYTADDRAEIAKRSGAVLTGSPDTLVPKLQRILDETGSGEIMVTTPLYHHTDRRRSYELLASLAGRLTACSNRSASSRA; this is translated from the coding sequence ATGTCTTCCGCCGTGCTTTCGGTCCTGGACACCTCCCCCATCGTCGAAGGCTCGACACCGCGCGAGGCCCTGCTCAACACCGTCGACCTCGCGCGGCTCGCCGAAGATCTCGGCTACCACCGCTACTGGGTTCCCGAGCATCACGGCATGCGCGGTGTCGCCAGTTCCGCGCCCGCGGTCCTCATCGCCCACCTCGCGAACGCCACGCAGCACCTCAGGCTCGGCGCGGGCGGGGTTCTGCTGCCCAACCACCCGCCGCTCGTCGTCGCGGAACAGTTCGGGACGCTGGCCGCCCTGTATCCGGGACGTATCGACCTCGGCCTCGGCCGCGCTCCGGGTGGTTCGAAGGCGGCCTCCGCCGCGATTCGTCCACAAAGGACGAAAGACTTCGGCGAGCAGCTGGCGGAACTCCAGCATTACCTCGACCCGCCCGAGGACGCCGAGGTGAAGGCGATCCCCGTGCTCGGCGGCAATGTCCCGGCGCTCTGGCTGCTCGGCAGGTCTCCCGACAGCGCGGCCCTCGCCGCCGGACGCGGACTGAAGTACGCCTTCGCGCATCATCTGGCACCGGACGCGCCGATCAAGGCCGACCTGGTCAGTGTCTCCGTCATCGCGGCCGAGGACGACGAGCGCGCCGAGTGGCTCGCGGGTTCGACCAGGCTGAAGGTGCTCAGCCGGATCCGCGGCACCCGCATCCGGTTGCCCAGCCCCGAAGAAGCGGCGGCTTTCCCTTACACCGCCGACGATCGCGCCGAAATAGCGAAACGCTCCGGCGCCGTGCTCACCGGCAGCCCGGACACGCTCGTCCCGAAACTGCAGCGGATCCTCGACGAGACGGGTTCCGGCGAGATCATGGTGACCACGCCGCTCTACCACCACACCGACCGCCGTCGCTCCTACGAATTGCTCGCCTCGCTGGCCGGACGCCTCACGGCGTGTTCGAACAGGTCGGCCAGTTCGCGCGCGTAG